From Flavipsychrobacter sp., a single genomic window includes:
- a CDS encoding cystathionine gamma-synthase, with amino-acid sequence MDNKNYKIATKLIHAGVEPDPTTGAIMTPIYQTSTYVQAAPGDHKGYEYSRTQNPTRHALEKALAACENGKHGLCFGSGMAAADAAIKLLSPGDEVIVANDLYGGSYRIMTKVFVNYGIKFHFIDMNDPENIRGYINDNTKMIWAETPTNPMLNIVDIAACSKIAKEHNLILLVDNTFASPYLQNPIDHGADIVLHSATKYLGGHSDVVLGALIVNDDSLQERLAFIQNSCGAVPGPHDSWLVLRGIKTLHIRMQRHCENGKAIAEWLLTQPKIDKVLWHGFENHPGHATAKKQMRDFGGMISFTLKEDTIEAATEILKKTKLFTLAESLGGVESLIGHPPTMTHAAIPREERIKNGLTDSLIRLSVGIEDIDDLIEDLKNAIG; translated from the coding sequence ATGGATAACAAAAATTACAAAATAGCTACTAAGCTAATACATGCAGGTGTAGAACCAGACCCAACTACCGGGGCTATCATGACACCTATTTACCAAACATCTACCTACGTGCAGGCTGCACCTGGCGACCATAAAGGATATGAGTATTCTCGTACACAAAACCCTACTCGTCATGCTCTAGAGAAGGCACTTGCCGCCTGCGAGAATGGAAAACATGGCCTATGCTTTGGTAGTGGTATGGCTGCTGCCGATGCTGCCATCAAACTACTATCTCCCGGCGATGAGGTGATTGTAGCTAACGATCTATACGGTGGTTCTTATCGTATCATGACAAAGGTATTTGTCAACTACGGTATCAAGTTCCACTTCATTGATATGAACGACCCGGAAAACATTCGTGGGTATATCAATGACAATACTAAAATGATATGGGCGGAAACACCAACCAACCCAATGCTAAACATTGTGGATATAGCTGCCTGCTCTAAAATAGCTAAGGAGCACAACCTTATTCTACTTGTAGATAACACATTCGCGTCTCCATATTTACAAAACCCGATAGACCATGGTGCTGACATCGTTTTGCACTCTGCCACTAAATATTTGGGCGGTCACTCTGATGTGGTTTTAGGCGCATTGATCGTAAATGATGATAGCCTTCAAGAGCGTTTGGCATTTATACAAAACAGTTGTGGAGCTGTACCTGGCCCTCACGATAGCTGGTTGGTACTTCGTGGCATTAAAACACTACACATTCGCATGCAGCGCCATTGTGAAAATGGTAAAGCCATTGCAGAGTGGTTATTAACACAACCAAAGATCGACAAAGTATTATGGCATGGTTTTGAAAACCATCCTGGTCATGCAACAGCGAAAAAACAAATGCGCGACTTTGGTGGTATGATCTCTTTCACTTTGAAAGAAGATACTATTGAAGCAGCTACTGAAATATTGAAGAAGACAAAACTATTTACACTAGCGGAATCGCTTGGTGGTGTCGAGTCATTAATCGGTCACCCACCAACTATGACACATGCGGCTATTCCAAGAGAAGAGCGCATCAAAAATGGTCTTACCGATTCTTTAATTAGACTTAGTGTAGGTATTGAAGATATAGACGACTTGATAGAAGATCTGAAAAATGCTATCGGGTAA
- a CDS encoding glycosyltransferase, producing MRVAIIGPAHPLRGGLATYDERLALELINQGHEAVNYSFSLQYPSFLFPGTTQYTDEPAPEKLTIHSIINSVNPFNWISVGNRLKKERYDLIIVRYWLPFMGPCLGTILRRVRKNNHTRILCIADNINPHEKRPGDKQFTNYFIKPVQSFITMSEQVLKDLNEIARDKPKQFHPHPTYDNFGHPVAKEEACKKINLNADKKYILFFGFIRKYKGLDILLEAMNDERIKTARIELIVAGEYYSDKELYTDIIDKHQLSNVHMLTEFIPNSDVRYYFSAADLVVQPYRTATQSGITQIAYHFEKPMVVTNVGGLPEIVPDGKVGFVTAIDPTAIADAILKFYTEGIPNMEQNLIEEKKKYSWEMFVKKLLDTAF from the coding sequence ATGAGAGTAGCCATCATTGGTCCGGCACACCCCTTGCGTGGAGGCTTGGCAACATATGACGAGAGACTTGCTTTGGAACTGATCAACCAAGGGCACGAGGCAGTGAACTACTCTTTCTCCTTACAGTATCCTTCTTTTCTTTTTCCTGGCACTACACAGTATACCGATGAGCCAGCTCCTGAAAAACTCACTATACATTCTATTATCAACTCTGTAAATCCTTTTAACTGGATAAGCGTTGGCAACAGGCTAAAGAAAGAAAGGTATGACCTTATTATTGTGCGCTACTGGTTGCCTTTTATGGGACCTTGCCTAGGCACTATACTTCGTAGAGTAAGAAAAAACAACCATACTAGGATATTATGCATCGCCGACAACATCAACCCTCACGAAAAAAGACCCGGCGATAAACAATTCACCAACTACTTTATCAAGCCCGTACAGTCATTCATTACTATGAGTGAGCAAGTATTGAAAGACTTGAACGAAATAGCCAGAGATAAACCTAAGCAGTTTCACCCACACCCCACTTACGACAACTTTGGTCACCCTGTTGCAAAAGAAGAAGCCTGCAAAAAAATAAACCTCAATGCCGACAAGAAATACATTCTTTTCTTCGGATTTATAAGAAAGTATAAAGGCTTGGATATTTTGCTTGAAGCCATGAATGATGAGCGTATCAAGACTGCAAGAATTGAACTGATAGTAGCAGGAGAATACTATAGCGATAAAGAACTATATACAGACATTATCGATAAGCATCAGCTGAGTAATGTACATATGCTTACGGAATTTATTCCCAATAGTGATGTACGTTATTATTTCAGTGCAGCAGACTTGGTAGTACAACCCTATCGTACAGCTACACAAAGTGGCATCACACAAATTGCCTACCATTTTGAGAAACCAATGGTGGTCACCAATGTAGGCGGACTACCCGAAATAGTACCAGATGGTAAAGTTGGTTTTGTTACAGCAATAGACCCTACCGCTATAGCAGATGCTATTCTAAAATTCTATACTGAAGGCATCCCTAACATGGAACAAAACCTGATAGAAGAAAAGAAAAAATACAGTTGGGAGATGTTTGTAAAAAAGCTTTTAGACACCGCTTTTTAA
- the ruvB gene encoding Holliday junction branch migration DNA helicase RuvB translates to MENSHVRQDGNLSPQDREYENSIRPQSIDDFSGQPKLVENIRIFIKAANLRGEALDHMLFHGPPGLGKTTLSRIVANELGVNIKETSGPVIEKPADLAGLLTSLEDRDVLFIDEIHRLSTVVEEYLYAAMEDFKIDIMIDTGPAARSIEINLNPFTLVGATTRSGLLTSPLLSRFGIKSRLEYYNAEVLQRIVMRSANLLNVKITSDAAMAIASRSRGTPRISNSLLRRMRDFAQVLGNGVIDLGIVDHGLKALNVDENGLDDMDNKILSTLIEKFKGGPAGINNIAAAVGEESGTLEEVYEPFLIQEGYLIRTPRGREATEKAYKHLGRTGFRGADNSLF, encoded by the coding sequence ATGGAGAATTCGCACGTTAGGCAGGATGGTAATTTAAGTCCGCAGGATCGTGAATATGAGAATAGTATACGCCCCCAGTCTATAGATGACTTTTCGGGGCAGCCTAAGCTTGTAGAGAACATCCGCATTTTTATAAAAGCGGCCAACCTGCGTGGCGAAGCGTTGGACCATATGTTGTTTCATGGCCCTCCGGGTTTGGGCAAAACAACGCTATCAAGAATTGTGGCCAATGAGCTAGGGGTAAACATAAAAGAAACAAGTGGCCCTGTAATAGAAAAGCCCGCTGACCTAGCAGGGCTACTCACTAGCCTTGAAGATAGGGATGTACTTTTTATAGACGAGATACATAGGCTAAGCACTGTAGTAGAAGAGTATCTATATGCGGCTATGGAGGATTTTAAGATAGACATCATGATAGACACAGGTCCTGCTGCCCGTTCTATAGAGATCAATTTGAATCCTTTTACGCTGGTAGGCGCTACCACGCGTTCCGGTTTGTTGACCTCACCATTATTAAGCCGTTTTGGTATCAAGTCGCGTTTAGAATATTATAATGCTGAGGTACTACAACGTATTGTGATGCGCTCTGCCAATTTGCTGAATGTGAAGATAACCTCCGATGCAGCAATGGCTATTGCTAGTAGGAGTAGAGGCACACCACGTATCTCTAATTCTTTGTTGCGCCGTATGCGCGATTTTGCACAAGTATTGGGCAATGGCGTAATTGATCTTGGTATTGTGGATCATGGCTTGAAAGCCCTGAATGTAGATGAGAACGGACTGGATGATATGGATAATAAGATACTTTCTACGCTGATCGAAAAGTTTAAAGGTGGGCCAGCAGGTATCAATAATATTGCAGCGGCTGTGGGTGAAGAGTCTGGTACTTTGGAAGAGGTCTATGAGCCATTCTTAATACAGGAAGGCTATTTGATACGCACACCAAGAGGTAGAGAAGCAACAGAAAAAGCTTATAAACATTTAGGACGTACAGGATTTAGAGGTGCAGATAATTCTTTGTTTTAA